The Venturia canescens isolate UGA chromosome 7, ASM1945775v1, whole genome shotgun sequence genome segment CTTTAACAATCGATATACACAAAACTGTGATTCAAATGacataacaataataataacaataatataaataataacgataataataacaataataatacatttttatgGCTCATTTACGAGATGTACTTTGAGACTTAGGCGTCAGGGCCTAGTTCAAAATATCTTATTttgatgattattatttttggttTTATAATATAGGTTTTTCAGTTGGCGGCCTCGTTAAAGAGTTTGATTATATgtaacgaaaataataatataactCAGGATTGAATTTTCGTTCCAGAACAGTAGTAGctgtgttgaaaatgaattttctccaCAAAGTGCGCGTTGCTGCGAATGTATAATATTTCATTGTCGTGAAAAACACGGATCGATATGTCGTGTAAAGCTGAAagtaaatttgatgaaaatattggatacgaaataaaaataatgaataacaaTGTTACAGATCTTCTTAAGAAATTGCCGTACGAGCCCcttaaaagaaaatcattttcgtataaatttattaGCAATCGATAAAGTTAATAAATTCCTTTTTGATGTTATTTCTCGTATTATTCAGGATTTATATACAAATGGATAAAACGCAAAAACTGATGATACTTACAGAGATATGCAAAAGAAAATAGAAACcgagtggggggggggggggggggaagaaaCCATTTGCAGGACAAAATGCTGAACAAATTTACACACTAGTTGAGTAATGAAAGTGGAAAATGAAATTGCAAGTATGGTGAAttttgtaatgaaaaatttacagatgataaatgagtttttttttctgttgcagTATTGACATTTGAATGTTGGTGTGCATTACGGAATTATCGTGAcaccgaaattttttcacgttgcCGGAATAATAGTGAAAGTGGCATATATAAATGAGTCCACGTACATTCTACGACCAATCAAAATCAAATATAAAATCCGTTACTTTGAGAATATCTTCTTAAGGTTCATCAACAAGCTAAATAATTATGGAAATAATCGTAAATAATAAGATCAAAATTCTAGAGGCGTATAAAAGAATTACGTTTTCACATAGACAACGTGACTCCAGTAACGTTATAACGGGTCAGATGAAATTTACCTGCAGTGAAGTTTGCATTAAAACAGTTGATAGTAAGCAAAAATATCTAGTTCCGATCACGAATTGAATATCGTTTTCAAGAGGAGAACACACTTTTTCTTCATGTCATGGACAATATCAAATCAGGttaaattgaagtttaaaaattaaattttattttatttttgtaccgCTTGTAGGATCTGACATAAATATTTTTGCCCTAATACACAGAAAGACAAAATAATgagtgaaaaatgatgatatTTGTATCATTCAAAAGCTGCCGTTCCTTCTCTAAAATTTTCTTGAACATCCCTTATTTTCGTTTGATAAATGAtcacaattgaaaaataacatcTCAggtcttgtcaatttttatagaATATAGTGACTTTTACTAACTATAGGAGCGGATTTGTACGGCAGGTCCCACGATTCTATTTAGTAACGAAAATAGATTTATccagattgaaaaaaaggtgGCCCAATAAGAGGATGACAGCATCGAACACAACATTCGAGCAAGCCTGAACAATCGTatagtgaaagaaaaatcaccGTACGTTCCCCAATTTAAtctttttgaacttttttcattatcgaaagaaaaataatattacaaTTCAAAGTTACCGAGAAAGACATAGCAGGTATTGGTCGTTTGGAACAACGCGGAGGAATCGAACCACAGGCTTGCCATTGTAAGACGGAAGGAAAGTGTGAGCTCAAAAGGTAGCAGTCAAATCCGAATGTTTCTAGTGGCACAGAACTTACAAAACTTCTGATTCATTTATAATTGGAAAGCAAAATCATTTTGTTCTATAGTAATCAAAGAAGTGATTCACTGTCTActctaataataataataccaatgatgatgatgatgatgatgatgatgatgatgatgataatgataatgatattTTGCTTGAACTTTCACAGCAATCAGAGTTGAACATGTGCTTTGTTTGTAGCACAAAAATGATATGAAGTAGGTACTGAATTATAAGGAGTTATGAAATTGATGGATAATATCACAATAATAAATTTAGTATGAATTCGGAACTGCCGAGGCAtgtaacgaaaataaaaatttgaaaactttcagAATCGGCACTCTCATCGCCAGTAGGATACGTAAATGCATGAAGAATCAAGCAAACATGTATAGTAGACTGATTTCGCAACGCATTCAATTTTCTACGGAAAAGAACAAACCTGTCGTCGGCGGGTTAAAAACTCATTCAGGAAGCCCTCTACTAACGCGTTACACTTAAAAATTAGATACTTTTTCCATCCGTTATCATAGGATATAAGAACAAAATGTATAAGAATGCGAGATCCTACTGTGATCTTAAACTGAGATAGAGCTCATGGGAATGGTATAGATTTCATTTTACGTGAATTAATTTCACATGCCGAGTTTATTCGCGCCAATTCCCAACATATATACGAAGCCATTATGGCAGACCCTATAGAAACATTTCAGCTGTTACCCAATGACCCAGTGCTTCCACATGCCCTTATTTCCCTGAACGAatcttgacattttttcaattagatTCCTTTGCTTTTTACGCGCTTATGCATAAGAGATATTTGAGTGACTGCGGTGCGGCTGATTATGGAAGTTCGATTTTGCCACTATTGGCATACCGTTTTAACGGCTAAGGTCTCAAAACATTCAAATCAAGCTTTTATTAACGGATAGAACAATGACAGTGGTTTTGTGAGAAGAACgcaaaatcttgaaatttcagtCATTATATTCGTTAAATAGAACAAGAAAGTACAAactcttcaattttttgtatctACAATGTCTCAGTGAACACCTGTTGTATTCAAATTagataatcattttttcaatttaatgatTCACATTATTCGATACCAGataaatgaaacgaaattttatatgaaaaatacagATATGCGTCGAGGCTTCGCTACATACTTAAGACATTTTCATTCGGATTCAAATCCACAAACGAACACTCGGGAATTGAATTGATAACACTATGCTTGATCAATGAACTAAGCTGAAAaatggaagaggaaaaaactatgaaaaatcaattttcaaaaatcggaaagtgaaaaaaaaaaaaaacaagaagtaaaaaagacgcgaatgaatgaaaatgagtTATCAAGCCGCCATATACCATTTCGACTCCACGATTTACCAAaactcggaaaaaaaaaacaaaaaaccccGTTTGAACTCCACCACCACTAAAAATGTTGTCTCTGTATAGCGACCGATGTTGACTGAGATATTGTATGTAGATTGGATGGTGAAGAATAGAGTGACAAGGATTACcagaatagagaaaaaatagtgaGTAGTTATTGTACAACAGAAAACAAGTGAACGCACGTCCAGTGAATAGAAGAACGTTACtcaaagagagaaaacaaaaaagcagATATATTAATTACGATGAGAGATACGGCGATTCGGATCACCttataacgattttattgAACACGAGGTTGGTGATAATGGTGATTATAGATTGCAAAGTGAGAGTTATTTTGAAAGCGATGCAGAAATAGGCGTTACGACGTACCTGATAACTGAATTGTCTCACAACTTTGTACAATCTGTTGGCTTCCTCGGCAAAATATTCAGCTTGAGTAAATAAATCTTGAGTCGTTTTAAGTGCACCTTCGCCTCTCGTGAACTGATACATCGAGAAAGCCATTGACGACATGTTTTTCGCTCTCTTAACAATATCATTGTTTTCTTCCAGAGCAGAGCCACTTTCCTGCCATTTTTCTGTTTCTGCATCCATTTCAGATGTTATTAGTTTCATTTCCAGGCCGGCTTTTGCTATCTTAGCCTGTTCTTCGCTGTCCAATCTCACTGGCTTCAGGGGCTTACTCGTCGTTCCGTGTttctgattgaaaaatattgaaaaatcacacaGAGGTTCACTCGGATATTGTATAATATTAAGCAATAATTTCGGGACGAATAGTATGTAATTGCGACGGTATAAAATCTAATACTCACCCCTGGTCGTGGTAATGACATGTAAACCTGCTTCTCCGGTCGGCTCTGACTCAATTCTAAAACGTCTTTAGCTACCGTCGTCACGTCCGACATGAGCCACTGCCACATGTCAGCGAatactgataaaaaaatattgttcagtTCAATCATTATTCGTTccgtgaatgaaaaatttttgttttttgaagaGTGAACGGCGGTTTTGAATAGTattcaatactttttcttcGCTTACCTTCTAGGTTTTCTTTGGCTATTTTGCTTGTAGGATGTCTTGCCAACGTGTGCGCTGCCGTAACTACTTGAGGTCCATAAATCCGCAAGTTAATCTCTGTGAATTTAGCCGATACTTGAAGAGACTCCGAAAGGGCAACGTGTCTCAGTAGCTTACAGACCTCGAGGAAAGACAATAATTCGAGTCACTCTATTGGATCGTCGCATTCCTTTACCGCATTTACTACATTAAATCCTCAAGGGATAATAGTCTACATAATATGGACAAAAAGCAAATAGAGGTGTACATGAGTATGCTGCTTACTTCAAGAATATGTTCAATGTATTCGTGAAACCGATCGCTACTCTCTTGTAACCGATCGACGTCATTTGTTAGTGCtaaatttcttatcgttgAGACCAATTCTTGACCAGCTTTCGTCACTTGTCCAAGATCACCGGCCTGTTCCATTGTCGTCGTGCTTAATTGTTGTCGAAGATCTCTCGTTGCTCTGAGTACAGCCAAAACGGCTTGTTCCATCTCGGAACTCGGCGAACCACCGCCGCCCTCGAAATTTTGTTGCTGTATAACgttaattttgataatttaacgtttttttcttttatagggatatagaaaataaataatcaaccGACCGAGAAATATCAAAGTCATTTAGGCGGTAATACTAAGAAGAGTGTGTGTACCGAGCTCCTATAtgatgaagaaaatttgaactTTTTACATGGCCGAATGTAAACATTCGTATAAACTAACCATATTGCCAACTCTGAGAAGAGCGTTTAATTCCAATTTGGCGCGGTCACAGAGCAAAAGGATGTTTTCCCGATGCTCGTGGCTCGTATAGGCACTGTCCGTAAAGTCTTGAGTTCTCTCGACAACGGTATCGAGAGCAGCTGTCAACGTCTCCCTGCATCCTGGACCCAGCAATGTCATTCTTGTTGTTTCGACCAGGCGCTCAAAGTGTTTCAAAGCTGAGCAAACGGTGCTACTGTCCCAATCCTGTTGCTGAGGGCtctgaaaattattcgaatcactTTTTACACACCCTTCGACTCACCCTttatacattatttttatgtaaaaatgaaaatgatctgtaaaaaaaatgcaacgtaaatgaaaagaaaactcCCCTGTACCCAGCAGATTACAATACGTTTTTACCATGTATGGCACCACCGACAGTGGTGCCATATTTTTTGTGGCTCCGTATCATTTGCGTGCTTTGAGAAGCCATTAATGAGTTATCCAACGTCATAAAATACCCGTTTAATAGATTACAAGACCTCGACCCGACCTCGAACTTGACAACGATAAGATGAGCGACACTTGGATCGAGTCCAAAGTGCTTTACGCCCCCGTAGTTAGACCTTCCCATTGCCGAACAatgattataataataacattcGATACTTGACTTGAATTATATTTGCCGAAAAAACAGGCGTTTACTACTGCATTATCCACCGTATCCAATCGACAAGGACTTATATGTATACGACGAGTCAAGGATCATCgtaaaacaaaatgaatgtgatcatttcaatttcaattgaatttt includes the following:
- the alpha-Catr gene encoding alpha-catulin isoform X7 — translated: MSSGSRCFYLEDTRSNCKSSRSRKDSQIVIQSNISTLVSHRERPLCSDRSLRAVARVGQAVNLAVERFVTVGETIADDNPEIKQAMYEACKEARVAGSAIEKLCECAMEDSLADRGSVVRAARCLLGSVTRVLLLADIVVVKQLLLAKDKVARSLGRLESVSNFTEFVKAFSQFGAEMVELAHLTGDRQNDLKDERRRAQMAAARQVLERSTMMLLTSSKTCLRHPECPSAKENRDTVFCQMRRAMDLIHYVVKDGVLDCSEAQSYTNSQSPQQQDWDSSTVCSALKHFERLVETTRMTLLGPGCRETLTAALDTVVERTQDFTDSAYTSHEHRENILLLCDRAKLELNALLRVGNMQQNFEGGGGSPSSEMEQAVLAVLRATRDLRQQLSTTTMEQAGDLGQVTKAGQELVSTIRNLALTNDVDRLQESSDRFHEYIEHILEVCKLLRHVALSESLQVSAKFTEINLRIYGPQVVTAAHTLARHPTSKIAKENLEVFADMWQWLMSDVTTVAKDVLELSQSRPEKQVYMSLPRPGKHGTTSKPLKPVRLDSEEQAKIAKAGLEMKLITSEMDAETEKWQESGSALEENNDIVKRAKNMSSMAFSMYQFTRGEGALKTTQDLFTQAEYFAEEANRLYKVVRQFSYQLSSLIKHSVINSIPECSFVDLNPNENVLSM
- the alpha-Catr gene encoding alpha-catulin isoform X8, which encodes MSSGSRCFYLEDTRSNCKSSRSRKDSQIVIQSNISTLVSHRERPLCSDRSLRAVARVGQAVNLAVERFVTVGETIADDNPEIKQAMYEACKEARVAGSAIEKLCECAMEDSLADRGSVVRAARCLLGSVTRVLLLADIVVVKQLLLAKDKVARSLGRLESVSNFTEFVKAFSQFGAEMVELAHLTGDRQNDLKDERRRAQMAAARQVLERSTMMLLTSSKTCLRHPECPSAKENRDTVFCQMRRAMDLIHYVVKDGVLDCSEAQSYTNSQSPQQQDWDSSTVCSALKHFERLVETTRMTLLGPGCRETLTAALDTVVERTQDFTDSAYTSHEHRENILLLCDRAKLELNALLRVGNMQQNFEGGGGSPSSEMEQAVLAVLRATRDLRQQLSTTTMEQAGDLGQVTKAGQELVSTIRNLALTNDVDRLQESSDRFHEYIEHILEVCKLLRHVALSESLQVSAKFTEINLRIYGPQVVTAAHTLARHPTSKIAKENLEVFADMWQWLMSDVTTVAKDVLELSQSRPEKQVYMSLPRPGKHGTTSKPLKPVRLDSEEQAKIAKAGLEMKLITSEMDAETEKWQESGSALEENNDIVKRAKNMSSMAFSMYQFTRGEGALKTTQDLFTQAEYFAEEANRLYKVVRQFSYQMLRECFRLWMTSVCIVVTPSIPLFEA
- the alpha-Catr gene encoding alpha-catulin isoform X9, which encodes MSSGSRCFYLEDTRSNCKSSRSRKDSQIVIQSNISTLVSHRERPLCSDRSLRAVARVGQAVNLAVERFVTVGETIADDNPEIKQAMYEACKEARVAGSAIEKLCECAMEDSLADRGSVVRAARCLLGSVTRVLLLADIVVVKQLLLAKDKVARSLGRLESVSNFTEFVKAFSQFGAEMVELAHLTGDRQNDLKDERRRAQMAAARQVLERSTMMLLTSSKTCLRHPECPSAKENRDTVFCQMRRAMDLIHYVVKDGVLDCSEAQSYTNSQSPQQQDWDSSTVCSALKHFERLVETTRMTLLGPGCRETLTAALDTVVERTQDFTDSAYTSHEHRENILLLCDRAKLELNALLRVGNMQQNFEGGGGSPSSEMEQAVLAVLRATRDLRQQLSTTTMEQAGDLGQVTKAGQELVSTIRNLALTNDVDRLQESSDRFHEYIEHILEVCKLLRHVALSESLQVSAKFTEINLRIYGPQVVTAAHTLARHPTSKIAKENLEVFADMWQWLMSDVTTVAKDVLELSQSRPEKQVYMSLPRPGKHGTTSKPLKPVRLDSEEQAKIAKAGLEMKLITSEMDAETEKWQESGSALEENNDIVKRAKNMSSMAFSMYQFTRGEGALKTTQDLFTQAEYFAEEANRLYKVVRQFSYQ